The following are encoded in a window of Cydia splendana chromosome 6, ilCydSple1.2, whole genome shotgun sequence genomic DNA:
- the LOC134791741 gene encoding E3 ubiquitin-protein ligase CHIP: MSKQKHMYSTANLSDKELKEQGNRLFSLRRYEDAMNCYTKAIIKNPSVATYFTNRALCHLKVKRWEATCQDCRRALDIDSNQVKGHFFLGQALVELEFYDEAIKHLHRANDLAREQKLNFGDDIAAQLRIARKKRWNVQEEKRITQEIELQTYLNRLISEDMQRRMEALKLEHNSEEDVNLKTANIEEECNNYTSELNNLFAKIDDRRRKRDVPDYLCGKISFEILNDPVITPSGITYERKDIEEHLERVGHFDPVTRVKLTSDQLIPNFTMKEVVDSFLQENEWALDY, translated from the exons atgAGTAAGCAAAAGCATATGTATTCTACCGCAAACCTTAGTGACAAAGAATTGAAAGAACAAGGAAACAGACTTTTTAGTTTGCGTCGTTACGAAGATGCTATGAATTGTTATACGAAGGCTATA ATAAAGAATCCATCAGTTGCTACATACTTCACAAACCGAGCACTATGCCACCTCAAGGTGAAGCGCTGGGAAGCCACTTGCCAAGACTGCCGCCGTGCACTTGACATTGACTCTAACCAGGTCAAGGGACACTTCTTTTTGGGACAAGCTCTGGTGGAACTTGAGTTCTATGATGAAGCTATCAAACATCTTCATAGAG CCAATGACCTTGCCAGAGAGCAAAAACTCAACTTTGGTGATGACATTGCTGCACAGCTCCGTATTGCCAGGAAAAAGAGATGGAATGTTCAGGAAGAGAAGAGGATCACACAGGAAATTGAACTTCAGACATATCTGAATag GTTAATAAGTGAAGACATGCAGCGTAGAATGGAAGCCTTAAAACTAGAGCACAATAGCGAAGAGGATGTTAATTTAAAAACGGCGAATATAGAAGAAGAATGT AATAATTACACCAGCGagctaaataatttatttgccaAAATAGATGATAGGAGAAGG aaacGTGACGTTCCCGATTACCTATGCGGGAAGATAAGCTTCGAAATACTAAACGACCCGGTGATCACGCCGAGCGGCATCACGTATGAGAGGAAAGACATTGAAGAACATCTTGAG CGCGTCGGCCATTTCGATCCAGTGACGCGCGTGAAGCTAACATCAGATCAGCTCATCCCTAACTTCACGATGAAGGAGGTTGTCGACTCCTTCCTCCAGGAGAACGAGTGGGCGCTCGACTATTAA